The following are encoded in a window of Schistocerca nitens isolate TAMUIC-IGC-003100 chromosome 9, iqSchNite1.1, whole genome shotgun sequence genomic DNA:
- the LOC126203373 gene encoding uncharacterized protein LOC126203373 isoform X2, with protein MLLPKLKRKKVIPTELLYNKWGGLCLNHNALKVMLEIGEFTDDEVDVLKFVAIAAGHLTHNLKQTMIVICEILTEEPEGGSAMIPFSTFCDLYTYLAKKDCGPPSAHKPVVKETIQAEEESEETEDKLHKHAEDIITDIVGTVVSVPGDEEQTTENVTGADVQGEGEQEQSPELSETTIGEMQMSGSKDLEDTAEVHEESVHITETKGENGMDNMHPDKESSHVGVDRTTSVKFKEPVHAGSINTEEDVSLLSDESSSATVPEEKSSEPEEKSSEKIAKETVKEVVHRAEVAAEANQAEITAAQFVIKVKSETVSRKVRTQQKAPKKTLKPSHMHHEVPGIGPPVSDEQIDKVITYLHYWSARQEGMIMPRNINHFLCPSLDPPPPPEFIEASLPTCICGIGNPMASECHCTAASDN; from the exons TTAAAGAGGAAAAAAGTTATCCCAACAGAGCTGCTGTATAATAAGTGGGGAGGATTATGTCTGAACCATAACGCCTTGAAGGTGATGCTGGAAATAGGAGAGTTCACTGATGATGAAGTAGATGTTTTGAAATTTGTGGCAATTGCAGCTGGCCATCTCACACAT AACCTGAAACAAACAATGATAGTCATATGTGAAATACTGACTGAAGAACCTGAAGGTGGGTCAGCTATGATTCCATTCTCAACATTTTGTGACCTTTATACATATCTTGCAAAAAAAGACTGTGGGCCACCATCTGCCCATAAACCTGTTGTCAAGGAAACAATTCAAGCAGAAGAGGAATCAGAGGAAACTGAAGACAAATTACACAAACATGCAGAGGACATAATCACCGATATTGTAGGAACTGTTGTATCTGTTCCAGGAGATGaagaacaaacaacagaaaatgTTACTGGAGCAGATGTTCAAGGAGAAGGTGAGCAGGAACAGAGCCCAGAGTTATCAGAAACAACCATTGGTGAAATGCAAATGTCTGGCAGTAAAGATCTTGAGGATACAGCAGAAGTTCATGAAGAGAGTGTTCACATAACAGAAACAAAAGGAGAAAATGGTATGGATAATATGCATCCAGATAAAGAAAGCAGTCATGTAGGAGTTGATAGGACTACTTCAGTGAAATTTAAGGAACCGGTACATGCAGGCAGTATAAACACAGAGGAAGACGTTTCATTATTATCTGATGAGTCCAGTTCTGCCACAGTGCCAGAAGAAAAGAGTTCTGAACCAGAAGAAAAGAGTTCTGAAAAGATTGCAAAAGAAACTGTTAAAGAAGTTGTACATAGAGCAGAAGTTGCTGCTGAAGCAAATCAAGCCGAAATTACGGCTGCCCAATTTGTGATTAAGGTTAAGTCAGAAACAGTGTCAAGGAAAGTTCGTACACAACAGAAAGCACCCAAGAAGACACTGAAACCCTCCCACATGCATCATGAAGTACCTGGCATTGGGCCTCCAGTCTCAGATGAACAAATAGACAAAGTTATTACATATTTGCATTACTGGTCTGCACGACAAGAAGGAATGATTATGCCACGCAACATAAATCATTTCCTTTGTCCATCACttgatcctcctcctcctccagaattTATAGAGGCATCGCTACCAACGTGCATCTGTGGCATAGGAAATCCAATGGCCTCTGAGTGCCATTGCACAGCTGCTTCTGACAACTAA